A single Buteo buteo chromosome 17, bButBut1.hap1.1, whole genome shotgun sequence DNA region contains:
- the DEFB125 gene encoding beta-defensin 125, protein MRILQLLFAVIILLLQDFPGLSDSQQCRSNHGHCRRLCFHMERWEGSCSNGRLRCCR, encoded by the exons ATGCGGATTCTCCAGCTGCTCTTTGCAGTCATCATTCTTCTCCTCCAGGACTTTCCCG GCCTTTCAGACAGCCAGCAGTGCAGGAGCAACCACGGCCACTGCCGGAGGCTTTGCTTCCACATGGAGCGTTGGGAAGGGAGCTGCAGCAACGGCCGCCTGCGCTGCTGCCGATGA